The proteins below come from a single Magallana gigas chromosome 10, xbMagGiga1.1, whole genome shotgun sequence genomic window:
- the LOC105342415 gene encoding ankyrin repeat and SOCS box protein 11 yields MSSNHIDLLDAVHAGDEGRVLSLLVIGCDQSMMDSALCWASRYDNVKILDHLLRAGADVNGEVWGGFTPLIWAAMFSSNPEVLQILLQAGSHINHASARYRQTALHAAVIRGHVAFTSLLLEAGAQSDVQDRMFKTPLLHAVQKSQPSCAALLIKHNCNVELSGWVNGLSTTPLTLALIQEHLEITKMLLLAGARFNNPAVYHSYTITQYYKTVEDTLNIEVRPIYLQQQCRVCIRQLLRPHFLQKLRELTLPRPLKSFIEISELDKINESM; encoded by the coding sequence ATGAGCAGCAATCACATTGATCTGCTGGATGCGGTTCACGCAGGTGATGAGGGGCGGGTCCTGAGCCTGCTGGTGATTGGCTGTGACCAATCAATGATGGACTCCGCCCTCTGCTGGGCGAGTCGCTATGATAATGTGAAAATCCTGGACCACCTGTTAAGAGCTGGGGCCGATGTGAACGGGGAGGTGTGGGGAGGGTTCACTCCCCTTATCTGGGCGGCCATGTTCTCCTCAAACCCAGAGGTTTTACAGATTCTTTTGCAGGCTGGGAGCCACATCAATCACGCATCTGCTAGGTACCGCCAGACAGCGCTACATGCTGCGGTGATCAGGGGCCATGTGGCGTTCACAAGTCTACTGCTGGAGGCCGGGGCCCAGTCGGACGTACAGGACCGCATGTTCAAAACACCACTCCTCCACGCGGTGCAGAAGAGTCAGCCGTCTTGCGCTGCGCTGCTGATCAAACACAACTGTAATGTGGAGCTGTCTGGTTGGGTCAATGGACTGAGCACCACCCCGCTCACCCTGGCCCTCATACAGGAGCATCTGGAGATCACCAAGATGCTGCTGCTGGCTGGGGCACGATTCAACAACCCGGCCGTCTACCACTCCTATACCATCACTCAGTACTACAAGACCGTGGAGGACACCCTCAACATAGAGGTCCGGCCCATCTACTTACAGCAGCAGTGCCGTGTCTGTATACGCCAGCTGCTCAGACCTCACTTCCTACAGAAACTTAGGGAGCTCACTCTACCACGACCGTTAAAATCGTTCATCGAAATCTCAGAACTCGATAAAATCAATGAATCCATGTAA
- the LOC105342414 gene encoding UPF0047 protein YjbQ, with amino-acid sequence MSQSGEGSVWYQREIAISAKKRGCHLITDDVLHQVPEIQKIKIGTANVHIKHTSASLCLNENWDPDVRVDMEMMMNKLIPESTPFKHSCEGPDDMPAHVKAAFIGTGVTIPISNGKFNLGTWQGLWLCEHRNSAGKRTLVVTVNGCPLR; translated from the exons ATGTCTCAGTCGGGAGAAGGCAGCGTGTGGTACCAGAGGGAGATCGCTATTTCTGCCAAGAAGCGAGGATGTCACCTCATCACGGACGATGTCCTCCATCAAGTGCCGGAAATACAGAAGATCAAGATCGGTACTGCCAATGTCCACA ttaaacATACTTCAGCAAGCTTGTGTCTAAATGAG AACTGGGACCCAGATGTCAG GGTGGACATGGAGATGATGATGAATAAACTGATTCCTGAG AGTACTCCTTTTAAACACAGCTGTGAGGGCCCAGATGATATG CCAGCCCATGTGAAGGCGGCCTTCATTGGGACAGGGGTCACTATTCCCATCAGTAACGGAAAGTTCAACCTGGGAACCTGGCAAGGACTGTGGCTGTGTGAACACAGGAACTCTGCAG GAAAGAGAACTCTTGTTGTGACAGTGAATGGTTGTCCTCTGCGATGA